The Candidatus Methylomirabilota bacterium genome segment AGTCCTCGGGCGGACAGGCGCGCTCACCTGCGAGGCATGCCGAATGCTTGAACGGAGCCGTGGGAGCCTGGATCGCCTCCACCAGCGCCTCGTGACCCCACCCATCGCCGAGGTCGTAGACGTAGCGGAACCGTACACCTTCGGTGGGCGCGGCTGCGCGCAGTGTCAGCTTCCACTCGGGCTCTACTTTGTAGTGCGGCTCGTCCGGCTCCGGCCGGCCGTAGCGCCTGCCGCCGACTTCGAACTCATGGAGATGCACGTCGCGCCAGCCCATGGCTTTTTGAATGACCGTGTGAAGCCGCTCGAGCGTGATGGAGCCGGGCACCTGGACACGGCGCCACACCGGCGGTTCGACTTCCTCGAGCGTGATCCTGAGAACGTAGAGCGTGTCCTCGCGAGGGGCGACGGTGAGGCGGCGTCTCGGAGTCCGTGCAGTCGGCGTCATGCGGCGAAGAGCCTTTCTTTAATCTGGCGCGGGAAACGCTCAGCCTTGGCTCCGATGAGCGCCACAGCCACAGGCTGGCTCGCCTGGTTCACCCGGACCCGCAGCGTGTAATCCGCGCGACCCTTTGCGCGCCGCCGGGCTTGCCCTTCAACCACCGCCACTGCCCCCGCCGTCTCCTCGCTTCGGATAAGGTCTTCCGTCCACCCACAGGCGTGGAGCGCCGGATCGATCAGCTTGGCCCGTGTGTCGGACTCGCCCAGTGACATGCCGGCCCATTATAAGGGGAAGCGATTGCTACAAATGCGTGACGGGAGGGCACGCGGCGCATCCCAGTTCTGCTTGCCAGGGCCACCCGTGCCGCATACTCCGCTCATGGGAACGAGTGCGGACACGGATCAGGGCGGAGGACGTCCACCGTATCGGCTGATCGGGCTCGGCACGATGACCCTGGGTCTCTTCATCATCCTGATCTCGGCGAACGTGATTCCCGTCGCCGACTCGCGCTTCTCCGCGCCGCGATGGATTGCCGGCTGCGCGGGCCTC includes the following:
- a CDS encoding plasmid pRiA4b ORF-3 family protein, producing MTPTARTPRRRLTVAPREDTLYVLRITLEEVEPPVWRRVQVPGSITLERLHTVIQKAMGWRDVHLHEFEVGGRRYGRPEPDEPHYKVEPEWKLTLRAAAPTEGVRFRYVYDLGDGWGHEALVEAIQAPTAPFKHSACLAGERACPPEDCGGVPGYANLLDVLHDRSHPEHRDMFAWAGRGFDPERFNLAAVNRKLKLLK